A window from Vulcanimicrobium alpinum encodes these proteins:
- a CDS encoding IS3 family transposase has translation MGPSQRKAAVRALQDLGVSQRAACRIARCPRSVAQYRVRRTDDPALLERLKALAAERRRFGYRRLTIMLRREGFVVNHKRVHRIYRNAGLQLRSRRKRGVRYVRGNVVPPVTRPNERWSLDFVHDALSNGRKFRSLTIIDDFTPESIGIEVDFSLTGERVVRVLSRLAQERGLPPTLKFDNGTEFTSNAMLGWAARVNVELHFIEPGKPTQNGSVESFNGRFRDELLNEHAFPTLFHARTAIEAWRIDYNHRRPHTALGGLTPAEFIEHHRTTPNSRLSAA, from the coding sequence CTGGGGCCCTCGCAGCGAAAAGCCGCGGTGAGGGCCCTGCAAGACCTCGGTGTGAGCCAACGCGCCGCATGCCGCATCGCGCGTTGTCCGCGATCCGTCGCGCAGTATCGCGTGCGGCGGACGGACGATCCGGCGTTGCTCGAGCGGCTCAAGGCGCTCGCCGCAGAACGCCGTCGGTTCGGCTACCGCCGGCTCACGATCATGCTGCGCCGCGAAGGCTTCGTCGTGAACCACAAGCGAGTTCATCGGATCTATCGCAACGCTGGTCTACAGCTGCGCAGTCGACGTAAGCGTGGCGTACGATACGTCCGTGGCAACGTCGTGCCGCCGGTCACGCGGCCGAACGAACGCTGGTCGCTCGACTTCGTACACGACGCGCTTAGCAACGGGCGAAAGTTTCGCTCGCTGACGATTATCGACGACTTCACCCCAGAGTCGATCGGCATCGAAGTCGACTTCTCGCTCACCGGCGAGCGTGTCGTGCGCGTGCTCTCACGTCTCGCGCAAGAGCGCGGTCTACCGCCGACGCTCAAGTTCGACAACGGAACCGAGTTCACGAGCAACGCGATGCTCGGCTGGGCCGCGCGGGTCAACGTTGAGCTGCACTTTATCGAACCCGGCAAGCCGACTCAGAACGGCAGCGTCGAGAGCTTTAACGGACGTTTCCGAGACGAGTTACTCAACGAGCACGCCTTTCCCACGCTCTTCCACGCTCGCACCGCGATCGAAGCATGGCGCATCGATTACAACCATCGCCGACCCCACACCGCGCTCGGCGGCTTGACGCCGGCCGAGTTCATCGAGCATCATCGCACTACCCCAAACTCACGGTTATCCGCGGCCTGA
- a CDS encoding zinc-binding dehydrogenase — translation MNGDERAMRAARVRRFGPRADALHLDDLAIPAPQPGEVVVRVRAAAVTPLDTYLRAGVAVGDYTPILPYTPGSAFAGIVAEIGAGVTDRVPGERVYGRTRSGAAAEWARCDAREVFPLPGRVDFADGAVVAVPFETAWWSLVDVAAARGGDVVLVQGAAGSVGAAAVQLARAMGLHVIATCAADDAARVRAHGAHAVIDFRDPHWTEAVREASGGRGVDVVVEVAAATNLVADAALAAPGGRIVVVGGTGATTIDPLVLIAKGLHVAGVDLRAIAPDRRAQIHAGIAAGLENGTLRPHAAHRFALHEIVDAHGALEERRGAGGVVLVID, via the coding sequence ATGAACGGCGACGAGCGCGCGATGCGCGCGGCGCGCGTCCGCCGGTTCGGCCCGCGCGCCGACGCGCTGCATCTCGACGACCTCGCAATTCCGGCGCCGCAGCCGGGCGAGGTCGTCGTGCGCGTGCGCGCCGCCGCCGTGACGCCGCTCGACACGTACCTGCGCGCGGGCGTGGCGGTGGGCGACTACACGCCCATCCTTCCCTACACGCCCGGAAGCGCGTTCGCGGGGATCGTCGCCGAGATCGGCGCCGGCGTGACGGACCGCGTCCCGGGCGAGCGCGTGTACGGCCGCACGCGCAGCGGGGCCGCCGCCGAGTGGGCGCGCTGCGATGCGCGCGAGGTGTTCCCGCTCCCGGGTCGGGTCGATTTCGCCGACGGCGCGGTCGTCGCGGTGCCGTTCGAGACCGCGTGGTGGAGTCTCGTCGACGTCGCTGCCGCGCGCGGCGGCGACGTCGTCCTGGTACAAGGCGCGGCGGGTTCGGTCGGCGCCGCGGCGGTGCAGCTCGCGCGCGCGATGGGTCTGCACGTCATCGCAACCTGCGCGGCCGACGACGCGGCGCGCGTGCGCGCGCACGGAGCCCATGCGGTCATCGACTTCCGCGATCCGCACTGGACCGAGGCGGTGCGCGAGGCCTCTGGCGGACGCGGGGTCGACGTCGTCGTCGAAGTCGCGGCCGCGACGAATCTCGTCGCCGACGCTGCGCTCGCGGCGCCGGGCGGACGAATCGTCGTCGTCGGGGGCACCGGCGCGACCACCATCGATCCGCTCGTCCTCATCGCGAAGGGCCTGCACGTCGCCGGCGTGGATCTGCGCGCGATCGCACCGGATCGCCGCGCGCAGATTCACGCCGGAATCGCCGCCGGTCTGGAGAACGGCACGCTGCGTCCGCACGCCGCGCACCGCTTCGCGCTGCACGAGATCGTCGATGCGCACGGCGCTCTCGAAGAACGGCGCGGCGCGGGCGGCGTGGTCCTCGTCATCGACTGA
- a CDS encoding tautomerase family protein, which translates to MRAPRAERCRDLPCAAILAWSPPPKDAEKLQARQRPRAHKSFLLRGRACAYGNHMPFVRILHARNALSVEQKERMLQSVLDAVVSIEGEGMRTGVGVAIEEALASRDDARNCLPWVTITLIRDAQPPDARRRMIERVTEAIVAVEGEARRAQVWVGLEESIASGEWGIGGRMLTLEAMRRFKAGGNPWPEDAR; encoded by the coding sequence GTGCGCGCGCCGCGCGCAGAAAGATGCCGAGATCTGCCATGCGCCGCCATCCTAGCATGGTCGCCGCCGCCCAAGGACGCCGAAAAACTGCAAGCTCGGCAACGGCCCAGGGCGCACAAGTCGTTTCTGTTACGCGGCCGAGCCTGCGCCTACGGTAATCACATGCCGTTCGTCCGCATCCTGCACGCGCGAAACGCCCTCTCTGTCGAGCAAAAAGAGCGAATGCTGCAAAGCGTCCTCGATGCCGTCGTCTCGATCGAGGGCGAGGGAATGCGGACCGGAGTCGGCGTCGCGATCGAGGAGGCGCTCGCGTCGCGCGATGACGCTCGCAATTGCCTGCCGTGGGTGACGATCACGCTGATCCGCGACGCACAGCCGCCCGATGCCCGTCGCCGGATGATCGAACGTGTCACGGAGGCGATTGTTGCCGTCGAGGGGGAGGCGCGCCGCGCGCAGGTCTGGGTCGGACTCGAAGAGTCGATCGCGAGCGGTGAGTGGGGCATCGGCGGAAGGATGCTGACGTTGGAGGCGATGCGGCGGTTCAAGGCCGGAGGCAATCCGTGGCCCGAGGACGCGCGGTGA
- a CDS encoding SDR family NAD(P)-dependent oxidoreductase, whose product MIARRSTVLITGSSDGIGVAVAERLLRDGASRVVLHARSRERGERVLHALAPLGDVSLVTGEFTVLDQVRAMADDVLERYARIDILVNDAGVGSATPRPRTIDGFELTWQVNYLAAYLLTARLRERIGASAPSLIMNVSSVGHELEAIHFDDLALRHRSYPRIEAYCQSKPAMIMCTYDLADALRDCSATVNALHLGTYVDTKTVRQSKNAPLTSLDDGAASVVHLVSGSGVADSTGGYYDMLQHTRSSAASRDREQRRRLHEVKERLRRWL is encoded by the coding sequence GTGATCGCTCGCCGGAGCACGGTCTTGATCACCGGCTCGAGTGACGGAATCGGGGTGGCCGTCGCCGAGCGGCTGCTGCGCGACGGGGCGAGCCGCGTCGTGCTGCACGCCCGCTCGCGCGAACGTGGGGAGCGGGTTCTGCACGCGCTCGCGCCGCTCGGAGACGTCTCGCTCGTGACCGGCGAATTCACCGTGCTCGATCAGGTGCGTGCGATGGCCGACGACGTACTCGAACGATACGCGCGCATCGACATCCTCGTGAACGACGCCGGGGTCGGCAGTGCGACGCCGCGTCCGCGCACAATCGACGGGTTCGAGCTGACCTGGCAGGTGAACTACCTGGCCGCGTACCTGCTCACGGCGCGGCTGCGCGAGCGAATCGGCGCATCCGCACCCTCGCTGATCATGAACGTCTCGTCCGTCGGCCACGAACTGGAAGCGATCCACTTCGACGACCTGGCGCTCAGGCACCGGAGCTACCCGCGCATCGAGGCATACTGCCAATCGAAGCCCGCGATGATCATGTGCACCTACGATCTTGCCGACGCACTGCGTGACTGCAGCGCCACGGTCAACGCGCTCCACCTGGGAACTTACGTCGACACGAAGACCGTGCGTCAGTCGAAAAACGCGCCCCTGACGTCGCTCGACGACGGCGCCGCAAGCGTCGTGCACCTCGTCAGCGGGAGCGGCGTCGCTGACTCGACCGGCGGCTACTACGACATGCTGCAGCACACCCGATCGTCGGCGGCAAGCCGCGATCGCGAGCAGCGACGACGCCTGCACGAGGTAAAGGAACGTTTGCGCCGATGGCTGTGA
- a CDS encoding alpha/beta fold hydrolase — MKPNIVLCHGAFADETAWKRVAPLLQQAGAKVAVVTLPGHSDADTARAGAVTLADYVAAVNAKLDEAGPPALLVGHSMGGVAITQTAEQYPDKIRALVYLSAYLPANGKALQDYANDPESKLGPGLKIDAQHGVGTISADTMRAAFFNNTSAADAEAGLARLRPEPLQPFGTPVHTTAQKWGRVPRFYITTLRDQAVGPALQKSMYTAQPVQKVYTLDTDHSSYFSSTDQLAKIILEVRDSLA, encoded by the coding sequence ATGAAACCGAACATCGTCCTCTGTCACGGTGCCTTCGCCGACGAAACCGCATGGAAGCGGGTCGCGCCGCTCCTCCAACAGGCCGGCGCGAAGGTCGCCGTCGTCACGCTCCCGGGTCACAGCGACGCGGACACCGCGCGCGCCGGCGCCGTCACGCTCGCCGATTACGTCGCCGCGGTGAACGCCAAGCTCGACGAAGCCGGCCCACCGGCGCTGCTCGTCGGTCACAGCATGGGCGGCGTCGCGATCACGCAAACCGCCGAGCAGTACCCCGACAAGATTCGCGCGCTCGTCTACCTCAGCGCGTACTTGCCCGCGAACGGCAAAGCGCTGCAGGACTATGCGAACGATCCCGAGAGCAAGCTCGGCCCCGGGCTGAAGATCGACGCGCAGCACGGCGTTGGCACGATCTCCGCGGACACGATGCGCGCCGCGTTCTTCAACAACACGAGCGCAGCCGACGCGGAGGCGGGGCTGGCGCGGCTGCGGCCGGAACCGCTGCAGCCGTTCGGGACACCAGTTCACACCACGGCGCAGAAGTGGGGCCGCGTTCCGCGCTTTTACATCACGACGCTGCGCGATCAAGCCGTCGGACCGGCACTGCAGAAGTCGATGTACACCGCGCAGCCGGTGCAGAAGGTCTACACCCTCGACACCGATCACAGTTCGTACTTCTCGTCGACGGATCAATTGGCGAAGATCATCCTCGAGGTCCGCGATTCGCTGGCCTGA
- a CDS encoding alpha/beta fold hydrolase gives MAVNPRWEHAFADVNGTRLHYVRTGTGPLLLLLHGWPQTWYAWRHCIDALAQTHTVVAPDLRGMGESQFADDGFDQRTVAADLHALIAALDFPRAVIAAHDFGALPAYQLAVDHPQTVERLAIIDVGLMGAGFEDLLRLTPELNLWWFGFHLVEGLAEALVAGRERAYLSWFYNGPLVVQRNAIGPGDVDEYVRRYAQPGAMRRSFAWYRALFADAACTAAAKEGLLTMPVLAIGGEGSFGAYVEQNLRNVASEVRGVVISSCGHFVAEEQPQALLAALIPFVRTS, from the coding sequence ATGGCTGTGAATCCGCGCTGGGAGCACGCGTTCGCCGACGTCAACGGGACGCGGCTGCACTACGTCCGCACCGGCACAGGGCCGCTTCTCCTCCTGCTGCACGGCTGGCCGCAAACCTGGTACGCGTGGCGCCACTGCATCGACGCACTGGCCCAGACGCACACCGTCGTGGCCCCCGACCTGCGCGGAATGGGCGAGTCGCAGTTCGCTGACGACGGCTTCGATCAGCGCACGGTCGCCGCCGATCTGCATGCGCTGATCGCTGCGCTCGACTTCCCGCGCGCGGTGATTGCGGCGCACGATTTCGGCGCCCTACCGGCCTATCAACTCGCCGTCGATCATCCGCAGACGGTCGAACGGCTTGCGATCATCGACGTCGGCCTCATGGGCGCAGGCTTCGAAGACCTGCTGCGGCTCACGCCGGAGTTGAATCTCTGGTGGTTCGGATTTCACCTCGTCGAGGGACTGGCGGAAGCCCTCGTCGCGGGTCGCGAACGCGCATATCTCTCGTGGTTCTACAACGGACCGCTCGTCGTGCAGCGAAACGCGATCGGTCCGGGCGACGTCGATGAATACGTGCGGCGCTACGCCCAGCCCGGCGCGATGCGTCGCAGCTTCGCCTGGTATCGCGCGCTGTTCGCGGACGCTGCGTGCACCGCCGCTGCGAAGGAAGGGCTGCTGACGATGCCCGTGCTCGCGATCGGCGGTGAGGGTTCGTTCGGTGCGTACGTCGAGCAGAATCTGCGCAACGTCGCAAGCGAAGTACGCGGCGTCGTCATCTCCTCGTGCGGCCACTTTGTCGCCGAAGAACAGCCGCAGGCACTGCTCGCCGCACTGATCCCGTTCGTGCGCACGTCCTGA
- a CDS encoding IS110 family transposase: MSMLGVDISKDTFHCCLQRGEKRSEASFENTRTGFRKLRSWLRTHRAHEVHVCMESTGPYWRNLAANLHKAKIRVSVVNPTRTAYFAKSRLLRTKTDAVDARMLAQFCASERPALWEPDSDEILSLRGLLAYRDQLIAQRIALTQIVQSVAVGATLLKMNETHLVGIAEMVKQIESQIQGVLCSDVTLSRNAQLLQTIPGVASLTAANVLAELPVHRLHSAKAAAAYAGLTPAERQSGTSVKGKPRICKTGNAKLRRALYMAALTVKRKVPAFKELADRLEARGKSGKQIIVAVMHKLVRLAYSLLKNQRPYQPVSA; encoded by the coding sequence ATGAGCATGTTGGGCGTCGATATCTCTAAGGACACGTTCCACTGCTGCTTGCAACGCGGCGAGAAGCGCAGTGAGGCGAGTTTTGAGAACACGCGAACCGGCTTCAGAAAGCTTCGCAGTTGGTTGCGCACGCATCGCGCCCACGAGGTTCATGTGTGCATGGAGTCAACCGGGCCGTATTGGCGCAACTTAGCGGCGAACTTGCACAAAGCGAAAATCCGGGTGAGCGTGGTGAACCCGACGCGTACGGCATATTTTGCGAAGAGCCGTTTGCTGCGGACCAAGACCGATGCGGTCGACGCTCGAATGCTGGCCCAATTCTGCGCCTCCGAGCGCCCCGCGCTTTGGGAGCCTGATAGCGACGAAATCCTGTCCCTGCGCGGTTTGCTGGCGTATCGCGACCAGCTCATCGCGCAGCGTATTGCCCTTACGCAGATCGTGCAATCCGTCGCCGTCGGAGCAACGCTGCTCAAAATGAACGAAACGCATCTGGTCGGTATCGCGGAGATGGTCAAGCAGATCGAGTCGCAGATCCAAGGTGTTCTTTGCTCGGATGTCACGCTAAGCCGGAACGCGCAGCTTCTTCAGACCATACCAGGCGTCGCGTCCTTGACAGCGGCAAACGTGCTTGCGGAGTTGCCGGTGCATCGGCTCCATAGTGCCAAAGCCGCAGCGGCGTATGCCGGCCTTACGCCGGCAGAGCGGCAGTCCGGGACCTCGGTGAAGGGCAAGCCGCGCATTTGCAAGACAGGCAACGCGAAGCTCCGGCGGGCACTCTACATGGCTGCCCTGACGGTAAAGCGCAAAGTCCCGGCCTTCAAGGAGCTCGCCGATCGCCTCGAAGCGCGCGGTAAGAGCGGCAAGCAAATCATCGTGGCGGTGATGCACAAGCTCGTGCGCCTGGCTTACTCGCTACTCAAGAATCAGCGGCCCTATCAACCCGTATCGGCTTGA
- a CDS encoding MFS transporter — protein MATVTARTASVFHSAAFTRFFAGQALSYLGDGLRTLAIPLLVYRITGSGTALGWTWGLELLPYAFVSIIGGSLGDRVDRRRLMLVCDGVRFAIMALFTLAFATGHLTLPMIYAGVVVLAVAGSIFLGSQTPSIPYLLGKERTKAAVATLGATEQSVNLIAPPLGGAIFAIAGPLPALAANALTYLASQASIASVRTFGPDNPAGLPSLRDVGHDIAAGWRWMTADTPLRVLSFAHCLMNFIGTVGVVALIPYFKRAFGAGDHVVGIAFGCFAGGAALGSLLAGRTHWRFGPAIIAAFFLDGLGWLPLPFTHSVPLAIAGITFSSVCGGYRITTIISWRLRIIPEELTGRVFGVVRLVVLLGIFPGSLLGGWFADTLGVRPTMLISAYGYVVLAMLLALSPAVRREAR, from the coding sequence ATGGCCACCGTAACCGCTCGCACCGCGAGCGTCTTTCACTCCGCTGCCTTTACGCGATTTTTCGCCGGACAGGCGCTCAGCTATCTCGGCGACGGGCTTCGCACGCTGGCGATCCCGCTGCTGGTCTATCGCATCACGGGGTCCGGGACGGCGCTGGGCTGGACGTGGGGTCTGGAACTGCTGCCCTATGCCTTTGTCTCGATCATCGGCGGGTCGCTCGGCGATCGGGTCGATCGCCGGCGGCTGATGCTCGTCTGCGACGGTGTGCGCTTCGCGATCATGGCGCTGTTCACGCTGGCGTTCGCGACGGGGCATCTGACGCTCCCGATGATCTACGCCGGCGTCGTCGTGCTCGCCGTCGCGGGCTCGATCTTCCTCGGCTCGCAGACGCCGTCGATCCCGTATCTGCTCGGCAAGGAACGCACCAAGGCCGCGGTCGCGACGCTCGGTGCGACCGAGCAGAGCGTGAACTTGATCGCGCCGCCCCTGGGTGGCGCGATCTTCGCGATCGCCGGGCCGCTGCCGGCCCTCGCCGCCAACGCGCTGACGTATCTGGCATCGCAGGCGTCGATCGCCTCGGTGCGCACGTTCGGGCCCGACAACCCGGCCGGTCTGCCGTCGCTGCGCGACGTCGGGCACGACATCGCGGCTGGGTGGCGCTGGATGACCGCCGACACGCCGCTGCGCGTGCTCTCGTTCGCGCACTGCTTGATGAATTTCATCGGAACGGTCGGCGTGGTCGCGCTCATCCCGTACTTCAAGCGCGCGTTCGGCGCCGGCGATCACGTCGTGGGGATCGCGTTCGGATGCTTCGCCGGCGGCGCGGCGCTCGGATCGCTGTTGGCCGGGCGCACGCATTGGCGGTTCGGCCCCGCAATCATCGCCGCGTTCTTTCTCGACGGCCTCGGCTGGCTGCCCCTCCCGTTTACACACTCGGTCCCGCTCGCGATCGCCGGGATCACGTTCTCGAGCGTCTGCGGCGGCTATCGCATCACGACGATCATCTCGTGGCGGCTGCGCATCATCCCCGAAGAACTGACGGGCCGCGTGTTCGGCGTCGTGCGTCTGGTGGTGCTGCTCGGCATCTTCCCGGGATCGCTGCTGGGCGGCTGGTTCGCCGACACGCTCGGCGTGCGCCCGACGATGCTGATCAGCGCCTACGGCTACGTGGTGCTGGCGATGCTGCTCGCGCTCTCGCCTGCGGTGCGGCGCGAAGCACGCTGA
- a CDS encoding IS5 family transposase, with translation MRTHDEQRASVWTTLQPEDTVPGDHPLRPMRVMVNEILRELSPEFSKLYSRRGRPSIAPEKLLRALLLQMFYSIRSEPMLLEQLRYNLLFRWFVGLSMDDKIWDPSTFSKNRDRFLNGEISERFFAAVVERARADELLSNEHFTVDGTLIEAWASHKSFRPKSDDEPPTSSGGRNEGVNFRGRPRSNETHVSSTDPDARLYRKSSGAPAILGYLGHALMENRNGLIVGVKTTRATGIAEREAALELIRGVSGSNRITLGADKAYDTKDFVEALRALNVTPHVAQNTTRRRSAIDRRTVRHPGYTVSQRRRKLIEESFGWGKTIGRLRKVHFRGLDLVGDIVRWTAAAYNLIRIRNLRAAT, from the coding sequence GGTCAACGAAATTCTGCGCGAACTCTCGCCGGAGTTTTCCAAGCTCTACTCCCGACGGGGCCGGCCATCGATCGCGCCGGAGAAGCTGCTGCGAGCCTTGCTGTTGCAAATGTTCTACTCGATCCGCAGCGAGCCGATGCTGCTGGAGCAGTTGCGTTACAATTTGCTCTTTCGTTGGTTCGTGGGCTTGAGCATGGACGACAAGATCTGGGACCCCTCGACGTTCAGCAAGAACCGCGATCGGTTCTTGAATGGCGAAATCTCCGAGCGGTTCTTCGCCGCCGTGGTCGAGCGGGCGCGTGCCGACGAACTGCTCTCGAACGAGCATTTCACCGTCGATGGGACGCTAATCGAGGCGTGGGCCAGCCACAAGAGCTTTCGGCCCAAGTCGGACGACGAACCGCCGACCTCGAGCGGCGGTCGCAACGAGGGCGTGAACTTTCGTGGCCGGCCGCGCAGCAACGAGACGCACGTCTCGAGTACCGATCCGGACGCGCGGTTGTACCGCAAGAGCAGCGGCGCGCCGGCGATTCTCGGCTATCTCGGACATGCTCTGATGGAGAATCGCAACGGCTTGATCGTCGGCGTGAAGACCACTCGCGCGACCGGGATCGCCGAACGCGAAGCAGCGCTGGAATTGATTCGCGGGGTCAGCGGAAGCAACCGAATCACGCTCGGCGCCGACAAGGCGTACGATACCAAAGACTTTGTCGAGGCGTTGCGAGCGCTCAACGTGACGCCGCACGTTGCTCAAAATACGACCCGTCGCCGCAGCGCGATCGACCGCCGAACCGTCCGCCATCCGGGCTACACGGTGAGTCAACGCAGGCGCAAGTTGATCGAGGAGAGCTTCGGGTGGGGCAAGACGATCGGCCGATTGCGCAAGGTGCATTTCCGCGGGCTTGATCTGGTCGGCGACATTGTGCGCTGGACGGCCGCGGCGTACAACTTGATCAGGATACGCAATCTGAGGGCCGCGACATGA
- a CDS encoding IS5 family transposase, with translation MRTHDEQRASVWTTLQPEDTVPGDHPLRPMRVMVNEILRELSPEFSKLYSRRGRPSIAPEKLLRALLLQMFYSIRSEPMLLEQLRYNLLFRWFVGLSMDDKIWDPSTFSKNRDRFLNGEISERFFAAVVERARADELLSNEHFTVDGTLIEAWASHKSFRPKSDDEPPTSSGGRNEGVNFRGRPRSNETHVSSTDPDARLYRKSSGAPAILGYLGHALMENRNGLIVGVKTTRATGIAEREAALELIRGVSGSNRITLGADKAYDTKDFVEALRALNVTPHVAQNTTRRRSAIDRRTVRHPGYTVSQRRRKLIEESFGWGKTIGRLRKVHFRGLDLVGDIVRWTAAAYNLIRIRNLRAAT, from the coding sequence ATGCGGACTCATGATGAGCAGCGTGCATCCGTTTGGACGACGTTGCAGCCGGAAGACACCGTGCCCGGCGATCATCCGTTGCGCCCGATGCGCGTGATGGTCAACGAAATTCTGCGCGAACTCTCGCCGGAGTTTTCCAAGCTCTACTCCCGACGGGGCCGGCCATCGATCGCGCCGGAGAAGCTGCTGCGAGCCTTGCTGTTGCAAATGTTCTACTCGATCCGCAGCGAGCCGATGCTGCTGGAGCAGTTGCGTTACAATTTGCTCTTTCGTTGGTTCGTGGGCTTGAGCATGGACGACAAGATCTGGGACCCCTCGACGTTCAGCAAGAACCGCGATCGGTTCTTGAATGGCGAAATCTCCGAGCGGTTCTTCGCCGCCGTGGTCGAGCGGGCGCGTGCCGACGAACTGCTCTCGAACGAGCATTTCACCGTCGATGGGACGCTAATCGAGGCGTGGGCCAGCCACAAGAGCTTTCGGCCCAAGTCGGACGACGAACCGCCGACCTCGAGCGGCGGTCGCAACGAGGGCGTGAACTTTCGTGGCCGGCCGCGCAGCAACGAGACGCACGTCTCGAGTACCGATCCGGACGCGCGGTTGTACCGCAAGAGCAGCGGCGCGCCGGCGATTCTCGGCTATCTCGGACATGCTCTGATGGAGAATCGCAACGGCTTGATCGTCGGCGTAAAGACCACTCGCGCGACCGGGATCGCCGAACGCGAAGCAGCGCTGGAATTGATTCGCGGGGTCAGCGGAAGCAACCGAATCACGCTCGGCGCCGACAAGGCGTACGATACCAAAGACTTTGTCGAGGCGTTGCGAGCGCTCAACGTGACGCCGCACGTTGCTCAAAATACGACCCGTCGCCGCAGCGCGATCGACCGCCGAACCGTCCGCCATCCGGGCTACACGGTGAGTCAACGCAGGCGCAAGTTGATCGAGGAGAGCTTCGGGTGGGGCAAGACGATCGGCCGATTGCGCAAGGTGCATTTCCGCGGGCTTGATCTGGTCGGCGACATTGTGCGCTGGACGGCCGCGGCGTACAACTTGATCAGGATACGCAATCTGAGGGCCGCGACATGA
- a CDS encoding transposase — MRKSRFTETQIVSILREYDAGASFIELGRRHGVHPNTISAWKSRYGGMQSSEVARGRVLEDENGRMKRIIANLSLENDAMKELTAP, encoded by the coding sequence ATGCGGAAGTCCCGCTTCACCGAGACGCAGATCGTCTCGATCCTCCGAGAATACGACGCCGGCGCCTCGTTCATCGAGCTCGGCCGTCGACACGGCGTTCATCCGAACACCATCTCCGCCTGGAAATCCCGGTACGGCGGCATGCAGAGCAGCGAGGTCGCCCGCGGTCGCGTGCTCGAAGACGAGAACGGGCGCATGAAGCGCATCATCGCGAACCTTTCGCTCGAGAACGACGCGATGAAAGAGCTAACAGCCCCGTGA
- a CDS encoding helix-turn-helix transcriptional regulator, whose protein sequence is MLGWRRMADLGIFLRAARARLGPQDVGLPAAGRRRVPGLRREEVAELIGVSEVWYARCEAGKARFSVRALHRLADALSLATAQRRELFALARPEIGIPVDKAAPCGDLASWRRLVRELTAASSAHDVIAAIVRNLHDGHDRERGVFGLVTESAPRRVAYVAASGLIAGIEGDVEREHHAGWDLALAARLSGCVDLALIATDEMRERCARTGQRSYLTATVESDGTCVGAFGFADRRIGPPCPTTLARVDAVQGLATLALRGARTRGDAAWRMAARPVPLLLLDRRAGADRGGARAGVSR, encoded by the coding sequence ATGCTAGGATGGCGGCGCATGGCAGATCTCGGCATCTTTCTGCGCGCGGCGCGCGCACGTCTTGGGCCCCAGGATGTGGGGCTGCCTGCCGCCGGGCGTCGCCGGGTTCCCGGACTGCGGCGGGAAGAGGTCGCCGAACTGATCGGGGTGAGCGAGGTGTGGTACGCGCGGTGCGAGGCCGGAAAGGCCCGCTTCTCCGTTCGCGCCCTGCACCGGCTCGCCGACGCATTGTCGCTTGCGACGGCGCAGCGCCGCGAGCTGTTCGCTCTGGCGCGTCCCGAGATCGGCATCCCGGTCGATAAGGCCGCTCCGTGCGGCGACCTGGCGTCCTGGCGACGGCTGGTGCGGGAGCTGACCGCTGCATCGAGTGCGCACGACGTCATCGCCGCGATCGTCCGCAACCTGCACGACGGTCACGACCGCGAGCGCGGCGTCTTCGGCCTCGTCACCGAAAGCGCGCCCCGGCGCGTCGCCTACGTTGCGGCCAGCGGCTTGATCGCCGGCATCGAAGGCGATGTGGAGCGGGAGCATCATGCCGGCTGGGACCTGGCGCTCGCGGCGCGGCTGTCGGGCTGCGTCGATCTCGCGCTGATCGCGACCGACGAGATGCGCGAGCGATGCGCGCGGACCGGCCAGCGCAGCTACCTCACCGCGACGGTCGAGAGCGACGGCACCTGCGTCGGCGCGTTCGGTTTCGCGGATCGCCGCATCGGGCCGCCGTGTCCCACGACGCTCGCGCGTGTCGACGCGGTACAGGGTCTCGCGACCCTCGCGCTGCGCGGGGCACGGACGCGCGGCGACGCTGCTTGGCGCATGGCGGCGCGTCCCGTTCCGCTCTTGCTGCTCGACCGGCGAGCCGGCGCAGATCGAGGAGGCGCGCGCGCCGGCGTCAGTCGATGA